TTGATCCTCGCTTGCCGAAGTTCAGTTTCGAATTCAGAGAAAACGCTTCTGATTTTGGCAAACGCTTTTTCCGACGGTGATTCCGCCCTGCATTCATTGATCAGAATGATTTCCACTCTATGCATGGAAAGATGAGTCGTAAGCCAGCCAAACTGAAACAAATCGCGTGAAAGTCGGTCCGATTCAGTGGCCACGATTCCTTTTATCGTTGGTTTTAATTGATCGATCATATCGACGAGACCGGGACGTTCGAATAATTTCGTCCCGCTTTTTTGATCCTCGAAAATTTTGAGTAATGTTAAATTCCGATTGGCGCAAAACCGTTCAATTTCCCGTCGCTGTCCATCGAGAGAATACCCTTTACCTTGCTCGCCGGTTGAGACCCGTACATAGCCAAAGACGTTTTGCATTATTAGCGA
The sequence above is drawn from the Candidatus Omnitrophota bacterium genome and encodes:
- a CDS encoding recombinase family protein translates to MQNVFGYVRVSTGEQGKGYSLDGQRREIERFCANRNLTLLKIFEDQKSGTKLFERPGLVDMIDQLKPTIKGIVATESDRLSRDLFQFGWLTTHLSMHRVEIILINECRAESPSEKAFAKIRSVFSEFETELRQARIKRGVLLAKEKGRFMNRPPLGYRMVNKRIVIDEKTKPVIQQIFRLAGEGKSLRNISQSIGVSRSTVSFVLRNPFYIEKNLHGEHEVFLDRYLWDSIKAKIPEDSSASLAP